Proteins from a single region of Candidatus Woesearchaeota archaeon:
- a CDS encoding DegT/DnrJ/EryC1/StrS family aminotransferase has translation MRKVNLVRPKLHDFNLFCERAKSAFESGLLTNNGPFAQEFEAKASAYMSTPTLAFSNGTYPITMVLQGLGCTKGEIIIPSFTFVASAHAAVAAGLTPVFVDVDKETYTLDPVAVEKAITSKTVAIMGVHVFGNPCDIDALQRIADKHKVPLIFDAAHAFGSTYKGKKIGGFGAAETFSTHATKTLISVEGGLVSTHHPALIEYLKKARNFGLYNAYDSEFIGTNAKMSELHAIVGLDSLAHIDEAVAAKQHVVSLYKKYLANVSGVHFQREQRDSFNANFFFSIIIDAAKFGMDRDQLAEELEKQGVMVRKYFFKPLHQHLSYREWNSVSLPNTEWIANNILCLPTHTSLTDDDVEYVCEKIRCCSK, from the coding sequence ATGCGTAAAGTCAATCTTGTTCGTCCAAAACTTCATGATTTTAATCTCTTTTGTGAACGGGCTAAGAGTGCGTTTGAGAGTGGTCTTCTTACTAACAATGGTCCATTTGCACAAGAATTTGAAGCTAAAGCATCAGCGTATATGTCTACTCCCACGTTAGCGTTTTCTAATGGCACGTATCCCATTACTATGGTATTGCAGGGTCTTGGATGTACTAAGGGTGAAATTATCATTCCCAGTTTCACGTTTGTTGCGAGTGCGCATGCGGCGGTTGCTGCGGGATTGACGCCTGTATTTGTTGATGTGGACAAAGAAACCTACACCCTTGATCCTGTTGCTGTTGAGAAAGCAATTACATCAAAGACAGTGGCAATTATGGGTGTGCATGTGTTTGGTAATCCGTGTGATATCGATGCATTGCAGCGTATTGCGGATAAACATAAAGTCCCTTTGATTTTTGATGCCGCACATGCTTTTGGTTCAACGTATAAAGGAAAAAAAATCGGCGGGTTTGGTGCTGCAGAAACATTTAGCACTCATGCGACCAAAACTTTAATTTCTGTAGAGGGGGGATTAGTTTCCACACATCATCCAGCATTGATTGAATATTTGAAGAAAGCTCGCAATTTTGGGTTATATAATGCGTATGATAGTGAATTTATTGGTACTAATGCAAAGATGAGTGAACTTCATGCAATTGTAGGTCTTGATAGTTTGGCACACATTGATGAAGCGGTAGCTGCTAAGCAACATGTTGTGTCGTTGTACAAAAAATATCTGGCTAATGTTAGCGGGGTTCATTTTCAGCGTGAACAACGCGATTCTTTTAATGCGAATTTCTTTTTTAGTATCATTATTGATGCTGCGAAATTTGGTATGGATCGTGATCAATTAGCTGAGGAATTAGAGAAACAAGGTGTGATGGTACGTAAGTACTTCTTTAAGCCGTTACATCAACATTTATCGTATCGCGAGTGGAATAGTGTGTCTTTACCTAATACTGAATGGATTGCGAATAATATTCTTTGTTTGCCAACACATACTTCATTAACTGACGACGATGTGGAATATGTGTGTGAGAAGATTAGATGCTGTTCTAAGTAA
- a CDS encoding nucleotidyltransferase family protein produces the protein MPEQAYKSILLKLAEKKISYLLLRYPHIHHRPLTDLDLLVETDEDYRKAKNLLLRDGFIEIDKEGYRSFLAKKQDSELLVIDLYKEVSWLGWIVLTKEELFKRKQTPQPTIVVPSNEDELLIYAAQALFKNHGLNEYKTTLLHHLLDKKLDYKYILKQTSDNNWNAAYNLLITKLQDRTSAAIHFSTFEIVTSLLRSSVDTSRLIQLVNRTLRFLAKKVIPSKRTTTICFIGVDGSGKSTIIKNTQQHLPTFFEKFSLKIQNIYFGWKPFLPTTRIISGVMRKKEYKIVEKTNQTKQTDQNKSKTSFKQSIIFTYTFIDYLAKYFWNVGLRHTSRRILLIDRYFYDMFVHYQHVRESRWCQWLIQIYPRPDFIFLLKAPIEVIEARKQEMSHQQLVDHYQTYEKIATLVNIPVIETSGAKDKTVDVLLEAIWRDVAKKYAKD, from the coding sequence ATGCCAGAACAAGCATACAAGTCCATCCTTCTCAAACTCGCTGAGAAAAAGATCTCTTATCTGCTCCTGCGCTACCCCCACATCCATCATCGCCCTCTCACTGATCTCGACCTTCTTGTAGAAACAGATGAAGACTATCGCAAAGCCAAAAACCTGTTACTCCGTGACGGCTTCATTGAAATCGATAAAGAAGGATATCGATCTTTTCTCGCCAAAAAGCAAGACAGCGAATTGCTCGTCATCGACCTCTACAAAGAAGTATCTTGGTTAGGATGGATCGTTCTAACCAAAGAAGAGCTCTTTAAACGAAAACAAACACCGCAACCCACCATCGTTGTGCCAAGCAATGAAGACGAACTGCTGATTTACGCTGCCCAAGCTCTATTTAAAAATCACGGACTTAACGAATACAAAACCACACTTCTTCATCATCTTCTAGACAAAAAACTTGATTACAAGTATATCCTCAAACAAACCAGCGATAATAATTGGAATGCCGCGTATAACTTGCTCATCACTAAACTTCAAGACCGTACCTCTGCCGCAATTCATTTTAGTACCTTTGAAATTGTAACGTCACTTCTGCGCTCAAGTGTAGATACTTCTCGCCTCATCCAATTAGTAAATAGAACCTTGCGATTTCTTGCAAAAAAAGTGATTCCATCTAAACGCACCACAACTATCTGCTTTATCGGTGTTGACGGATCAGGAAAATCAACCATAATTAAGAATACACAACAACACCTCCCAACGTTTTTCGAAAAGTTCAGCCTCAAAATACAAAATATTTACTTTGGTTGGAAACCATTTCTTCCCACAACAAGGATTATCTCTGGCGTGATGAGAAAGAAAGAATACAAAATTGTAGAAAAAACTAATCAGACCAAGCAAACTGATCAAAACAAGTCCAAAACAAGTTTCAAACAATCAATCATCTTCACCTATACATTTATTGACTATCTCGCAAAATACTTTTGGAATGTTGGATTACGTCACACTAGCCGTCGAATCTTACTCATTGACCGTTATTTTTACGATATGTTTGTGCACTACCAGCATGTGCGTGAAAGTCGTTGGTGCCAATGGCTAATACAAATCTATCCACGACCAGATTTTATCTTCCTACTCAAAGCACCCATTGAAGTTATCGAAGCGCGCAAGCAAGAAATGAGTCACCAACAATTAGTTGATCATTACCAAACCTATGAAAAGATTGCAACATTGGTGAACATTCCAGTGATTGAAACAAGTGGTGCTAAAGACAAAACAGTCGATGTACTTCTAGAAGCGATTTGGAGAGATGTGGCGAAGAAATACGCGAAAGATTAG
- a CDS encoding glycosyltransferase family 4 protein: MKITYYVHDLSFPLAEGIRKQAWWMAQAMRKEGHEIEIISTSRKNMTLAREGITVRYIKSFHSIEVNTDIMHYLSHPSPLFLRLVQRVNAKKQILTFFDGNCNGFWQRLWTPLLLPSFQNRIDHITYQTKYQQDVLEKTPFKDIAKTRIAPLIPNYKRSASRSLVPSLLFMSHLSPYKGIQDVLDAFEKVRKNIPDLTLTICDSSIKTNTKYHRRIKRTAGITFKGKVDSQEELSKAWIYLYPVHGAQETFSVPISLIESIQVGTAFISTKVGGVAEYFPEKFLIDPQNPDQLAHKIMTLLTTTSIPKMKRKIDNKETIKAFKKIYRLQEENAK; this comes from the coding sequence GTGAAAATCACCTACTACGTACACGATTTATCATTTCCCCTCGCTGAAGGCATCCGTAAACAAGCTTGGTGGATGGCGCAAGCTATGCGTAAAGAAGGACACGAAATAGAAATAATTTCTACTTCAAGAAAAAACATGACCTTAGCGCGAGAAGGAATTACCGTTCGCTATATCAAATCATTTCACAGCATAGAAGTAAATACTGACATCATGCATTATCTTTCTCATCCTTCACCACTATTTTTACGTCTAGTACAAAGAGTAAATGCAAAAAAACAAATTTTAACATTCTTTGATGGAAACTGCAACGGATTTTGGCAACGCCTCTGGACGCCACTCCTCCTGCCTTCATTTCAAAACAGAATTGATCACATTACCTACCAAACAAAATATCAACAGGATGTTTTAGAGAAAACACCATTTAAAGACATCGCAAAAACTCGTATTGCCCCATTGATTCCAAATTATAAACGATCAGCCTCACGTTCCCTTGTTCCTTCGCTTCTGTTTATGAGTCATTTAAGCCCCTACAAAGGAATTCAAGATGTTCTTGATGCATTTGAAAAAGTAAGAAAGAATATTCCCGATCTAACTTTAACTATTTGTGACTCCTCAATTAAAACCAATACAAAATATCATCGTCGAATTAAAAGAACCGCAGGTATAACCTTCAAAGGAAAAGTTGATTCACAAGAAGAACTCTCCAAAGCATGGATCTATCTTTATCCCGTACATGGAGCGCAAGAAACATTCTCAGTTCCCATTTCATTAATCGAATCAATTCAAGTTGGAACTGCATTTATTAGCACTAAAGTTGGCGGCGTAGCCGAATATTTCCCTGAAAAATTCTTGATAGATCCTCAAAATCCCGATCAACTCGCACACAAAATCATGACTCTTCTCACCACCACATCTATTCCAAAAATGAAACGGAAAATAGATAATAAAGAAACAATAAAAGCATTCAAAAAAATCTACCGTTTACAAGAAGAAAATGCTAAATAA
- a CDS encoding UDP-N-acetylglucosamine 2-epimerase encodes MTSITQKQFEHILRTWTAKKIDNIVIDDLLNIENVPLWWFYERLVEINFLPFENNMKQMLHLINSQEQDSTFKKIQKKTKRLLFQRYLIYHEQKNARLYSKYHKIKFEINHETQSTQRETKDIVFLSYLTQVRQEKNMSNISFFRLDNLLNAFEKNSDKTTEVIVIANPNAKENTLLTKVATLYPYLTTQIREQAAIAAKQKHQQWKQISPKIKQDLLTIHYIKLYPYIENYLQFLFSYEFMYLTHLYYYGFKEYLQQHQTKAVVLTAISSLYEKCLLAAASSLRIHSYMVQHGIATGFANNDIAPLFSITFCVMGPKYKQDLLNQNIPENTIKVTGPLIFDEIIPYLNNGSNESNYELSNKSKDQNLSQQNQSLLFMTSPVVEDNFLSKEEYFKRIKIILEKLIPLSNLPITIKLHPREQYAYEYQRVAQELGMHNVTISTESTRERHFELIRNCSAFLNFGSTTALEAMMLGKPIVTIDPFDEGKNPFNTFIRESDATSKVRYDADITACVQETLDFPSTLKKQRERFVHEHCSTMNGNAPQRIVNVILETIDGKKETPKKTRAKNVVLMKTK; translated from the coding sequence ATGACATCCATAACCCAGAAACAATTTGAACATATTCTTCGAACGTGGACCGCAAAGAAAATTGACAACATCGTCATTGATGATCTTCTCAATATTGAAAACGTGCCATTATGGTGGTTTTATGAACGTCTTGTAGAAATAAACTTTCTTCCATTTGAAAACAACATGAAACAAATGCTGCATCTAATTAACAGCCAAGAACAAGATTCAACATTCAAAAAAATTCAAAAAAAAACAAAACGCCTGCTCTTTCAACGCTATCTCATATATCACGAACAAAAAAATGCTCGTCTCTATTCTAAATATCATAAAATCAAGTTTGAAATAAACCACGAAACACAAAGTACGCAAAGAGAAACCAAAGACATCGTATTTTTAAGTTATCTTACCCAAGTCCGCCAAGAAAAAAACATGTCAAACATCTCTTTTTTTCGCCTAGATAATCTGCTTAACGCATTTGAAAAAAATTCTGACAAAACAACAGAAGTTATCGTTATTGCCAATCCCAACGCCAAAGAGAATACTCTCTTAACCAAAGTTGCAACCCTCTATCCTTATCTCACAACACAGATACGCGAACAAGCAGCTATTGCCGCAAAACAAAAACATCAACAATGGAAACAAATCTCACCGAAAATAAAACAAGACTTGCTTACCATCCACTACATTAAATTATATCCTTACATTGAAAATTATCTTCAATTCCTCTTCTCCTACGAATTTATGTATCTTACCCATTTGTATTATTATGGATTCAAAGAATATCTCCAACAGCATCAAACCAAAGCCGTAGTTTTAACAGCCATTAGTAGCCTCTACGAAAAATGCCTGCTCGCCGCAGCTTCATCATTACGCATTCATTCATATATGGTTCAACACGGAATTGCCACTGGCTTTGCCAATAATGATATTGCACCGTTATTCTCTATTACCTTTTGCGTCATGGGACCAAAATATAAACAAGACCTTCTCAATCAAAATATCCCTGAAAATACTATTAAAGTTACAGGCCCTTTAATTTTTGATGAAATTATCCCTTATCTTAATAACGGATCTAACGAATCTAATTATGAACTGAGTAACAAATCAAAAGACCAGAATCTCTCTCAGCAAAATCAAAGTCTTCTGTTCATGACTTCTCCCGTCGTTGAGGACAACTTTTTAAGCAAAGAAGAATACTTTAAACGTATCAAAATTATTTTGGAAAAGCTAATTCCCCTCTCTAACCTGCCTATCACTATCAAGCTACATCCACGAGAACAATACGCCTATGAATATCAAAGAGTAGCCCAAGAATTAGGAATGCATAATGTTACTATTTCAACTGAAAGCACACGAGAACGCCACTTTGAATTAATTCGCAATTGTAGCGCGTTCCTTAACTTTGGCTCAACCACTGCCCTTGAAGCCATGATGCTAGGCAAACCTATTGTAACCATCGATCCCTTTGACGAAGGTAAAAACCCATTCAACACATTCATCCGTGAAAGCGACGCAACATCTAAAGTTCGCTATGACGCAGACATAACTGCCTGTGTGCAAGAAACATTGGATTTTCCTTCAACTCTCAAAAAACAACGAGAACGCTTTGTCCATGAACACTGTTCTACCATGAACGGCAACGCACCCCAACGTATCGTGAATGTGATTTTAGAAACAATTGACGGCAAAAAAGAAACGCCAAAAAAAACACGAGCAAAGAATGTGGTATTGATGAAAACGAAATAG
- the rfbB gene encoding dTDP-glucose 4,6-dehydratase, which yields MKILVTGGSGFIGNCFIKLLLEKYPDYHVINLDKLTYAGNKDNLREVEQDPRYTFVHGDICDTHLVNRLCQQVDWVVNFAAETHVDRSIISSDSFVRTDIFGMYVLLEAVKRHNIKKFLHISTDEVYGDILEGSFKETDRMLPSSPYSASKAAAEMLALSYLRTHKIPLLITRSSNNYGPFQHPEKLIPCFVTRLLQGKKVPLHNPHPIRDWIHVRDNCDAVDFVLHYGQIGEIYNIGGNNERTNLEVTQTILRALGKDDGWIERVADRKGQDVRYSLDCSKLHSLGWRPKIPFEAGIENTIEWYKSHPQWWNKINKIVIAGANRAGHAGVVFNTLSLLGDHAIAGFLDKNPAVERPADHPMLGSTEEIPDLAGIEGAVVAISENAGRAQVSRKLKERGLKLLTLIHPHAFLSPGVLVGEGTFIGPGAVINANVKIGNNVIISAGCVINSETVIEDTVYVGPGTSIDSRAILREGCFIDAGHRIKMDEIVAAGERR from the coding sequence ATGAAAATACTGGTCACTGGGGGTAGCGGTTTTATTGGCAACTGTTTCATTAAACTGCTTTTGGAAAAGTACCCTGATTATCATGTCATCAATCTAGATAAGCTCACGTATGCTGGCAACAAAGATAATCTGCGTGAGGTCGAACAAGACCCTCGTTATACTTTTGTGCATGGTGATATTTGCGATACCCATTTAGTTAATAGGCTATGTCAACAAGTAGATTGGGTGGTTAATTTTGCTGCGGAGACTCATGTTGATCGTTCTATTATTAGTTCAGATTCATTTGTACGTACCGATATTTTTGGGATGTATGTGCTGCTTGAAGCAGTGAAACGGCACAATATCAAAAAGTTCTTGCACATTTCAACTGATGAAGTGTATGGTGATATTCTTGAAGGCAGTTTTAAGGAAACGGATCGGATGTTGCCTAGTAGCCCTTATTCTGCGTCGAAAGCAGCAGCAGAGATGCTCGCATTAAGTTATCTTCGCACTCACAAAATTCCATTACTCATTACGCGTAGTTCTAATAATTATGGTCCATTTCAACATCCAGAAAAACTTATTCCTTGTTTTGTAACTCGTTTGCTGCAGGGTAAAAAAGTGCCGTTGCATAATCCTCATCCTATTCGTGACTGGATTCATGTACGCGATAACTGTGATGCGGTTGATTTTGTCTTGCATTATGGACAAATTGGTGAAATTTACAACATTGGTGGCAATAATGAGAGAACTAATCTTGAAGTTACGCAGACGATTTTACGCGCATTAGGTAAAGATGATGGTTGGATTGAACGGGTTGCTGATCGTAAGGGTCAGGATGTGCGTTATTCTCTTGATTGTTCTAAACTTCACTCTCTTGGTTGGAGACCAAAAATTCCGTTTGAAGCTGGTATTGAAAATACTATTGAGTGGTATAAATCTCATCCTCAATGGTGGAATAAAATAAACAAAATTGTTATTGCAGGGGCTAATCGCGCAGGTCATGCGGGTGTTGTGTTTAATACTTTATCATTATTAGGAGATCATGCTATTGCGGGGTTTCTTGATAAAAATCCAGCTGTTGAGAGACCAGCTGACCATCCTATGTTGGGAAGCACGGAAGAAATCCCTGATTTAGCAGGAATTGAAGGGGCTGTTGTGGCTATTAGTGAGAATGCAGGTCGCGCTCAAGTGAGTCGTAAACTCAAAGAAAGAGGTTTAAAGTTATTGACTCTTATTCATCCTCATGCGTTCTTAAGTCCTGGTGTGTTGGTGGGAGAAGGAACGTTTATTGGTCCTGGCGCCGTGATTAATGCTAATGTTAAGATTGGTAATAATGTGATTATTAGTGCGGGATGTGTGATTAATAGCGAGACGGTTATTGAAGATACAGTTTATGTTGGTCCTGGTACTTCGATTGACTCTCGAGCCATACTGCGTGAAGGGTGTTTTATTGATGCAGGACATCGAATTAAGATGGATGAAATCGTTGCTGCGGGAGAGAGAAGGTAG